The Lycium barbarum isolate Lr01 chromosome 11, ASM1917538v2, whole genome shotgun sequence genome contains the following window.
GGCTTGTCCTCGTTGTTCTAGAAAGGGGGAAGTGCACATTATTTAAGTTATAGCCGATTTGGGACCCTTATTCAAGTTATAGCCGAAATGTATAGACTTTATGGTCAAAAGCACACATAAACTCACACATTTTCTTCAGTTTCATATCTCAATAATCCGTTGTTAACTATCACTCTTTTTTATTAAAATACGTCTCTATGCTGAGATAGCCTCCACGCGTCTGTTGTGGTTGGGAATAAATTTCGGTTAACTCATAATCGAGGTGTATTCTAATACAAGAGAGTGATAATTTAGGTAGGCAAAGGGAACATGAATAGTTGAGGTATAAAATTCGTATATTATACGTGTTTTTTATTTGTCATTAACTcaaatttataatatttataaGTCTCGCCAAATCAACTTAAAACATAAACGACTAAAGTTACAGAAATTCGCATTTTTATGTTGGACTTGGCAGTCCTAAACTTCCCAACttcaaacattttatttaaattttggtTTTGACAATCTCAAACTTGAGACGTTTTTATTTATAGTTTGGCTTCCTCAGATCATGCTTTCTTGCAATTACCAGTGGTCCTAATTAATATGTTAACTACTCTGATGCACGGGATCGATTGTAACCGTATAACTTATATTGTGATTTTGTTTCTAGACACTTTGATATGTGCTTTCATATGtccatttttttcttcttctgaaGTTTCATTCTCATCATACTTTGTAGTTTGTAAACTTTGACGACGCCACTCATGtgtttgtcaaaaaaaaaaaaaggggggggtaAAACAGAATTCAtctacatatacacacacacacagagattCAGAAAGAGGAAGAAACGGAAATAATGTCTCGAATTAGTGTGAAGATGACGGAGGAAGTGTGATTAACATGCCTCAGTCATGCATTTTCCGCAGAAACTGAAGAGACAATGAGCATGCAACAGATGAGTAACTAATAAAATGGCTTTTGTCGGAAGTTTGCGAACACTGATTATAAGTATTTTGAGAAAGCTGGCTATAACTTAAATAGCAAGATGTTAATTTGTCACCCCATTAAGGTTTTACTGTAGAAATtcaattttttgcgcggattgtccttcttttggggtggtctttactttttgtccctcaaattgctggtctttaatttttacccttcgcttAAAATTGTGGCTGAAAATATTTCGAGGCTTTGGGTTTGAattcccgctcagtcaaaaataaaagaaaatcacaaggcaagatttttgcaaaaagtctgtctttatgcggcagactttgccttaaggcataactagaaGTCTATAGGAGACGACAGACTTTGAggctgtttggatgggcttatgtatataagctgcaaacagcttataagctaaaaaaaaataagttggggtagtctaacttattttttttggcttataagctgctttacataagttaagtcaaatgggcccaattatttttttgagcttattttaagcacaaaatgactttaagctggtcagccaaacactcaaaaaaactgaaaacagcttataagccaatccaaacgggctctttgtCTTAacgcataactaaaagtctgtcttatAAGGGAAAGTCTGACGTCTCCAGCATAGGTTCTATGTAACTTTGTCCGAATAAGCATAGGTTCCTATGAAcctatgccttgcgaaattattattatttttgactCTACTGGGttttgaacccagaacctcaggatattttcggccacttttttaagcgaaggaccgaaattaaagaccagctaattgagggccaaaaattaaagaccagtccgtatAAAGGTCAATAGTGCAATTTGCCCGTAGAAAATGCCTCGTGTTGACTCTGGTTCAACTTCAAAATTAAATTCGGCCCAAATACTTGGTCCAAGCCCAAAATTATAGAGCGGATTGTGGATCAACAAATTAGCCCACTGAATAAAACCAAGCCCAAATTTATTTGAGTCGTATCAAAATTCAATTTTGTAGTAGTTGGTTACTAGTGAGCGTTCAAATTCTCGACACCCGCCGTTGAACTTTTCATTGCACAATGAATAATGTGGCTTCCTTGCAGAAACCTACTGAAGAAAAGCGCAGAAGTTGCACAAGTGGATGCGGTCATTGAAATAGTGGAATCTCAGAATTTGTCGTTAGAGGAAGTTGAGATTGATTTTCTcgcaaaaattaagaaaatgctATTCAACTTATGGCGTAACGTTGTTGGGACTAGAACACTTAACGAAGATAATGTAACACAAAATAGTCCTGGAGATCGAACCAAACGAGTCAGATTATATCACGTTTGGCCAGGAAAGAATGTATGCTACTGTTTGTGTTTGATTACATTCGCTTAACAAATACATAGGGAGTTATTTAATTCTATTTGTTCTAAATATGTCTTGAATTGTTCCAATGTGCAGGTATTTTTCCTAAAAGGGTTACTGATATGTGGGCCGGATCCAAGAAGGTTGCTATTAACAATAGTCTCTATTAGTCTATCAAGTTTGGTTTTTTCTGTTTATGTTGCAAAGGATATAAAATATTCCAGCATCATAGTCAGTTTCTGTTTGCTATTGACCTTAATTGTGAGTCACTAAACTAAACTTTCTACTTCAATCTGTATTTTCCAattcttcttgttcttcaactaTTAGTATATGATATTTTTCATGATATTGCAGGTTTTTGCTAACTTAATAATTGTTAGTGTCATTGATCCTGGAATTATCCCAAGAAACGATGAATTACCATCACCTGAATCGACCAAAAATGGCAGAATTAGAAGCAAAAGAGTAATTATTGATGGTTTGGAACTGAAATTGAAATATTGCCGTAGTTGTAACATATATCGTCCGCCTAGGAGCTGCCATTGCGTTGTGTGTGACAATTGTGTCGAGAAATTTGACCATCATTGCCCTTGGATTGGTCAATGCATTGGACTGGTTTGTACACAACACAATTACATTAAATTCaaaaatattatgtgaatatgtGAAAGAAGATAATTAGAAGTAACAactaatttctttttttaatttgtgCAGAGGAATTATCGACTTTATGTGTTGCTATTGGTTATGGCAACTATTTACTTCGTGTATATATTTGCCTTCGCATGCCTAAGAATGCATCATCAAAAGAATGTTGGCAATGGCATGGGGTTGATTGGTTTGGTGCGAGATTGCCCAGAGACACTGGTATTGGCATGTTTCAGTTTTGCTTCTTCGTGTTTTGTTAGTGGCTTGACTTGTTATCATGTCTATCTGATTGCTACAAATCAGGTTAGTCTCGTTTTCGCTACATGGTTTCACATATAGTCACTCAACTTTTATTTTGTACTTTAATACTTATATAAGGCTCTGTGAATTTCCTTGAGTTCGGTCTTGCGATAGTACTCTCCACGACAATGTTTCACACATTACATGATCATATTACACTGAAAGTCACTAAACTATTATTTGTAAAGAAAAAGTTACTAAACTGTGCCTAATATCATTGAAATAAAGTCACAAAACTATTTTGTGAAACAAAAACTCACACCATTTTATTTAAGTTTTAAAGTCAATAAACAACTTTTTTTGAAATGGAGAAAATCAGTCAACTTTACCTGAATATCACCATAAAATGTTTGTTTCCTTGTAATGATTTTATGTTAAGCTAAGTTGAGTAAGTTAATAGTTTAGTGACTTTCGTAATAGTTCGATAAAAGGAATGATGTTTttgttataaaatataatttaataGCTTTAGTGCTATAAATTAAAAGTTTGAGTGATGAACATTCATGAAACTAACCCACTTTCGCATACCAATATCAAATGAATTGCTCCTAATTGTCTCATGGTCACAGCTGTCCGATTGGACATTCTCCATTTGTTGATAGAGTTTAACTTCTATGCTAGACTATCGGTATAACCAAATTTTTACATAATCACATCATTTAAAAATAATTACATTTGACTCCTATATACTAAAAAAATCCATCTCCAGTGTGATCTttcttctttctatttttttattttattttattttaattgtgGCAGACAGCTTATGAGAATTTTAGGCAGCTGTACGGAAGCACTAAAATTCCATTTGACAAAGGAGTTGTGAATAATATTAAGGAGGTTTTACTTGCACCCTGGAGGCCTTCAAGGATCAATTTTCGATCAGAAATATGTGGAACTGATCATACTGAATATGTCATAGAACATTGATATAGTTTGTGTCGTCGTTAAAAGTCTATTTTGTATATATTTCTTACTCTATTCTCAATTTCACAATTGATGATTCTATACAATTGCAAAATATAACTGTAATAGCATTTTCATTCATTCATATTTACCCTTGAATTTTATATATAGCAGATTTAAATTAGTCTTCTCCAAAATATGATATTTTTATGAGAGGGATAGAGGGTAATTAAGCATCTTTCATCGTATTTTCTCACCTATGAATTTCCTACTAATACTAGTTATATTTTACTCACTGAAAATACCCTCATGTATTTTTGCTTTAACGATTTATTTATTTACATCCTGATCTGATTATTTCTTTTTGTTCACCTTTGTTTATTTGATGAGAAAATACCCATGTTGCATCACATGAATCTTTGGCTGTATGGTCTACAATCACCACATTTTATCACATGATTCTTTGGGGAATTAATGGACCAGCTGTAgttctttttttttgtgtgtgattTATTTCCTAGGACCATTTCACCAAACATATGATTAGTCGACCTGTTAATCTACAAACCCCATTAATAATCCAAAGTATAGCAAATGGTTTACGTCTGTACATCAATTGTACGTACTCTATGATAAAATACGTGTGatcaatttaattattttatgcATCTATAGTGAAACGATAGATCCGATATTTCATGCACATCTTTTTTTCTCTTACAAAATACAGGCACTCTTTAAAGATGATGAATTGTCGGATCGAGTTGATCTTGATACTCtcattcgggtttttcaaccccTCGCGTTTTCTCAGGTTATTCAGTTTTCTTGGGGTTTTTGAGGTTTTTTCGAGAAAAGTCTTCATAcgaaacatataacttttacttcaaatatttctttagtcctagtaagatacaactatataattaaggtgtttcttaagaaaataacacaaaatgtaagatgagtgatgacattgtattaaaatatttaacaaaaaaaaaatcagttaaaataaatattgttaattCATAAGCCATAAAGAGAATGACTATAATCTAAAActattaagtcatgctaaaataagtacggctaataagtttTAATTACAAGacagagaaaaaaaattaagttatgtattttcactctctaaatcaattatgcaaaacaaAAGAATagatccaacattattgtcattcctagtcgtaaaattgaatttcttttgttagcattactgttgagttggttttggtttggactttctttgagttactaacatccatgggatataaaacttattgacattcaaaattctaagttcaagattgaataatatgataatagacaaaaaactatgaaaaagtttaagaaatgtatgaattacattataaataaatatttttaaaatggaataaatgtaatgtcgggttggtttggttcggtttgatttttttagctaaaaccaaatcaaatcaattatggtcgagtttttttttttttcaacaccaaaccaagtcaaaccaaaccactagtccggtttttttctcgatttgactcgatttatcggtttggtgcggtttgttggtttactttgtacacccctactccCTGTCTCAGCATACTTATCGCATTTTTCTTCTTAAAGAGTCAAATTACATAAATGTAATTTGATCagtattttaagatgtattttttaaTCATATTACTATGAGATGAATTGCTACTTATACTGTACTACTTTTTATATAGTCTttgaatatttaaattttaattttaaaatatcagATTAATCTAATCTTATTTAGCTCCGacgattagtcaaattgactctcgaaaagcgaaacatgataactatttTGGACTAAGGGAGCAGTAGCCAGACTTTAGTTCGGTGCCGCCACCACATGTTATGATGGACTAGTAAGTAACTCCCCATCCTTAACCAGAGGTTTAAGATTAGAATTTTGAGAACAGAGTTGTTTTGGGTAAGGAGTGCTTTACTCTCAAAATGGAGCTTCCCCTCGAGATTCAATAATTGGGCTCCAAGGCTAGTATGCAGGATGGgaaagcaaaaaacaaaaacaaaaaaattggatAATAGCCTCCCCCATAATTTTTCggtcatttgcactttggcccTATTTTGTGCTAGTCTTTAATATTTGACCTTTAATGTAAATAACTTTTTCGCTgagcataagtttatatttttgcatcataatatctcacaaatTTTGTGCAGtgcccttaaagaacttatgccccacCAGGCATAATTttgaggaacaaaaattaaagaccagcccatttgaagggaaaccCGTGCAATTTCATCATAATTTTTACTTTTGGACATGTTTTAACATATGATAATCACAGCTAATCACCCCTAATTTCTTTTAGATTAGATTAGCATGCTTGTACTTAAGACTTCTCGAATTCGATCGGTTTATTGTAGTTTATTCAGCAATAGATGGGTACTCTTCATTCTAGAACTACTTTACGTAAATATATTCTTCCATTCTACTCCTTCATCAATatgggatttttttttaaaaaaaagaacagTATGGGAAACTCCATTCAAATATAGTACGTGTACAATGTATATTGGAATTCTTTCACCTAATTACCTTGATATAAAA
Protein-coding sequences here:
- the LOC132619517 gene encoding probable protein S-acyltransferase 6 → MWLPCRNLLKKSAEVAQVDAVIEIVESQNLSLEEVEIDFLAKIKKMLFNLWRNVVGTRTLNEDNVTQNSPGDRTKRVRLYHVWPGKNVFFLKGLLICGPDPRRLLLTIVSISLSSLVFSVYVAKDIKYSSIIVSFCLLLTLIVFANLIIVSVIDPGIIPRNDELPSPESTKNGRIRSKRVIIDGLELKLKYCRSCNIYRPPRSCHCVVCDNCVEKFDHHCPWIGQCIGLRNYRLYVLLLVMATIYFVYIFAFACLRMHHQKNVGNGMGLIGLVRDCPETLVLACFSFASSCFVSGLTCYHVYLIATNQTAYENFRQLYGSTKIPFDKGVVNNIKEVLLAPWRPSRINFRSEICGTDHTEYVIEH